GACTCGCGCAGGGTCGCGGACCCGGGGTCGCCGTCGACGACGACGACCGTGCGGGCGCCGGTCGCTGCCACGCCCGCGCTCCCCGTGCCGCTGTCGGCGATGTGGTCGTCCAGGCGGCGGATCAGCTCGTCCGCGCGGGCCGCCGCCTGGTCGCGGTCGTAGGCGAGGAGGAGGCGGCAGTCCTGGCCGTGCGCGGGCCGCAGGTGGGGGAGCCAGCCGAGCCATGCCCACTCGGCGGTGCGCCCGGCCACCGGGCGGGCCCGGTCCGTGCTGATCAGCACGATCTCCAGGGAGTCCGGGGAGTGCAGCGCGGCGAGCTGGGCGACGACCGCCCTGGCCAGGCCGGTGAGCCGGTCCCGCGGCCCGGCGAGGCCCAGCGAGCCCGCCTCGCGCAGCCCGACCGTGACGGGGACGGCGGGCAGCAGCCCTTCGCGCCCGTCGGCGGCGGGCAGGGCGCGGTCGACCGTGCCGAGCCGCACCGCGAGCGCCTCGGGGTGGCCGGGGCCGCGCTCCCAGAGGCGGGGGCCCGGGCCGAGCGCGGTGAGCAGCAGGGCGGCGGGATCGGGCCACGCCTCGGGGGTGCGGGCGGCCGCGGTTATGGCGAGGTCCTCGGGGGAGGGGCCCAGCGGCCCCGGGGCGCGGTCGCCCGCGTGCCCGCCGTCCGCGTACGCCTCGTGGGGGCCGTCGTGGCGGTCGTGCCCTCCGTACTCCCCGTACCCCTCGTACTCGTCGGGTCCGTCCGGGCCGTCGTACGGATCGTGGTCCGGGCCGCCGTCCCGGCCGCCCGTCAGCCGCCGGGCCCAGGCCGAGAGCCCGCCGCGCTTGCGCAGGTTGCGGGGGACGGTCGTCCCGCGCGCGGGGGTGCCGGTGCGGGTCCGCTCGGTGTCGGGGGCGGTGCCCTGATGCGGCACGACGGGGGTCTCGGTGCCGCCGCCGTGCTCGACCGGCGCGGGCTGCGTTCCGTACGCCCCGTACGAGCTCTGTGATCCGTGGGCATGCGCCGCGCCGTACGCCCCCTGGGGGCTCCGGGCGCCGTGCGCACCCTGGGCGCCGCCGGTGTCGTATGCGCCCTCACCGCCGGTGCCGCCCCAGCCCGACGGGCCGTACGCCTGGTGGGCGGCGGAGCCGTGCGGTGCCGCCTCCACCAGGGTGGGCGGGGCCGTCCCGACGGGCCGCACGCGCACATGGCCCTCGCCGTCCGGCGCCGTCGCGAGCGCCGTGCCCGCACCGGAGCCGGGGCCTCCCGCGCCGTCCGTCAGACGGAGCGCGGACTCGCCGATGCGGAGCAGCGAGCCGGGGGAGAGCCGCACCGGGCGGTCGGTGATCTCCTTGCCGTCCACCGCCGTGCCGTTCGTCGAGCCCAGGTCCGTGACCGTGACCCGGCCGTCCGGGGTGAGCGTGACCGAGCAGTGCATGCGCGAGACGTCCGGGTCGTCCAGCGGGACGTCCGCGTCCGCGGAGCGGCCGACCTGGATCCGGCCGCCGTGCAGGAGGTGGACCCCGCCCGCGTCCGGCCCCGCGACCACGTGCAACTGGGCGGGCGCGCCCGCGAGTTCGGGCCCCGGCTCGGCGGGGGCACCCAGCGAGAGCACCGCTCCGTCGATCAAGGGGGGCTCGCCGAGGGTGCAGCGCTGGGCGTCGAGGCGGTCCGGGCCCGCGTACAGCACGAGGGGGGCGTCGCTGCCCGCGACTGTCGTGGCCAGACCGGAGGCCACCGCGGCGAGCGCGGTCCCGGCCGGGGCGGTGACCAGGACGTCACAGGCGCCCTGGGGCCCGACGGCCCGGGGATCGGTCGCCCCCTGATCGGTCGCCGCCGCGGGGCGGTCTTGCCGCTCGGTCTGGCCGCTGCGCGGCCCGAGGACGGTCAGCCGGATCTGCATCGCCGTCAGCGGTCCCTTCTGCGCTGGGCGCCCGGCACGGGGGCACGCGCTGTGATTCCCCCCACCGCACACGGGCACGTCGGCCAGTACTGAGGGCATCCTCGCACCTGCGACTGACAACACGCCCGGCGGCCACCTGTAAGTGATCTTGATTGGTCGGCTCTGCTCGGAAAAGTGCCTGCTTGGACCGTTGCGGATATCTCCGGGCGTTCTTGAGCAGAGGCCGATCCGGAACCACTCGTCGAGGCCGATTCGGAACCACTCGGCAACCAATGGCCACGTGCGAGCGTCTTTCCACCGAACAACGATCCGGAATGCCCCGGAAAGAAAAAGGCCGGGCGGAATCGGACCGGCCGGTGCCAAGTTCGACGGCATTACAGTGGGTCGGAACACCATCGGACAGCCCCCCGGACAGGACCAGCGTCCGGGTCGGGACCAGCCAGACCAGCAGGGAGCGCATGACGTGCGGCCGGTAGGCAGCAAGTACCTGCTCGAGGAGCCGCTCGGGCGCGGCGCCACGGGCACCGTCTGGCGAGCCCGCCAGCGGGAGACCGCGGGTGCCGAGGCGGCCGTTCCGGGTCAGCCCGGCGAGACCGTCGCGATCAAGGTCCTCAAGGAAGAGCTCGCCAACGACGCGGACGTCGTGATGCGCTTCCTGAGAGAGCGGTCCGTCCTGCTCAGGCTGACGCACGAGAACATCGTCCGCACGCGCGACCTGGTCGTCGAGGGCGATCTCCTCGCCCTGGTCATGGACCTCGTCGACGGCCCGGACCTGCACCGCTACCTGCGCGAGAACGGCCCGTTCACGCCGGTCGCCGCGGCCCTGCTCACCGCCCAGATCGCCGACGCGCTCGCCGCCAGCCACGCCGACGGCGTCGTGCACCGCGACCTGAAGCCCGCGAACGTCCTCCTCAAGCAGGACGGCCAGGGCATGCACCCGATGCTCACCGACTTCGGCATCGCGCGCCTCGCGGACTCCCCGGGCCTGACCCGTACGCACGAGTTCGTCGGCACGCCCGCGTACGTCGCGCCGGAGTCCGCCGAGGGCCGCCCGCAGACCAGCGCCGTCGACATCTACGGCGCGGGCATCCTCCTGTACGAGCTCGTCACCGGACGCCCGCCGTTCTCCGGCGGCTCCGCCCTCGAAGTCCTGCACCAGCACCTCAGCGCCGAGCCGCGCCGCCCCTCGACGGTCCCCGACCCGCTGTGGACGGTCATCGAGCGCTGCCTCGACAAGAACCCGGACCGCCGCCCCAGCGCCGAGAACCTCGCCCGCGGCCTGCGCGCCGTCGCCGAGGGCGTCGGCGTGCACTCCACCCCGGCGCAGATCGCCGCCGCGGAGGGTGTGGGCGCGCTGCTCATGCCGGACCCGTCGCCGGCCCACGTCCCGGAGACCCCGGGCGCGGCCGACCCGACGCAGGTGCTGCCGAACAACGCGGGTTCGTACGACCCGAACGCCGCGACCAGCGTCATGCAGAGCACGGGCGGCCACGGATCGGGCGACGCCGACCCGACCTCCGTACTGCCGAACAACCGGGGCGGCAACGCCGACCCGACCGCGGTCATGCCGCCGGTCCCGCCGAACGGGCCCGGACCGGACCCGAACGACCCGCACCCCTGGCAGAGCCAGATGGCCGCGGCCCGCGACCGCAACGAGCAGACGCAGTACCAGGCGCACCTGGACCCCGACCAGGACCCGCTGCGCCGCCGCCCCCAGCGCCAGGTCGCCCGCCCCCAACAGCAGCAGCACCCGCAGCAGTACGCGCCGCAGCAGCCGCGCGGCCAGCGGCAGCAGCGCCAGCAGTACGCGCCCGCGCCGCAGCAGCAGTACCAGCCCCAGCACCAGCCGCAGCAGTACGCCGCGCCGCCGCAGGCCCCGCCGCAGCAGCAGCCCGCCCCGCGCCCCACGCGGGAGCCCCGCGAGCCGCGTCAGCCGAGGCAGCGCAGCGCCAACCCGATGAAGATCCCGGGCCTCGGCTGCCTCAAGGGCTGCCTCTTCACGATCGTCATCCTCTTCGTGGCGAGCTGGCTGGTCTGGGAGTTCAGCCCGCTCCAGGACTGGATCGGCACGACGAAGGGGTACTGGGAGCAGCTGCAGGACTGGTACGACACGGTCAGCGGCTGGATGGGCAAGATCGGCGGCAACTAGGGCCTGTGTCGGGAGTCCCGTCGTCCGCCCGGACGCCGCGGGGCAGGCGGGACTTCCGGCACAGGCCCCAGACGCGTCCCCGGACGACTTCGGAGGCGGATCCGCTGCCGGGGTTGGGGATTTGTCGACATCTGCAGAGTGATTTCTGCTCCCGGAGTGAAGGTTGGCGGCAAGGCCGCGTAGTTTTGTCGCCAACACGCATCCGTAGGAGCAGTCTTGACGCGCAAGATCGGCAGCCGGTACACCGCCCACCAGATCCTGGGCCGTGGCAGCGCCGGCACGGTGTGGCTCGGTGAGGGGCCCGAAGGCCCCGTCGCCATCAAGCTGCTGCGCGAGGACCTGGCCTCCGACCAGGAACTCGTCGGCCGCTTCGTCCAGGAGCGCACGGCGCTGCTCAGCCTCGACCACGCGCGCGTGGTGGGCGTCCACGACCTGGTGGTCGACGGCAACGACCTGGCGCTCGTCATGGACCTCGTCCGCGGCACGGACCTGCGCACCCGGCTCGACCGTGAGCGGCGCATGGCTCCCGAGGCCGCCGTCGCCATCGTCGCGGACGTCGCCGACGGGCTCGCCGCCGCGCATGCCGCGGGCATCGTGCACCGCGACGTCAAGCCCGAGAACGTCCTCCTGGACATGCAGGGCCCCCTCGGACCCGGCGGCTCCCACCCCGCCCTCCTCACCGACTTCGGCGTCGCCAAGCTGATCGACTCCCCGCGGCGCACCCGCGCGACGAAGATCATCGGCACGCCCGACTACCTCGCCCCCGAGATCATCGAGGGCCTCCCGCCGCGCGCGGCCGTCGACATCTACGCGCTCGCCACGGTCCTGTACGAACTCCTCGCGGGCTTCACCCCCTTCGGCGGTGGCCACCCAGGGGCGGTCCTGCGCCGCCACGTCACGGAAACCGTCGTCCCCCTCCCCGGCATCCCCGAGGAGCTCTGGCAGCTCCTCGTCCAGTGCCTGGCCAAGGCCCCCGCGTCCCGGCTGCGCGCCTCCGAGCTGGCCTCGCGGTTGCGGGAGCTGCTGCCGCTGGTCGCGGGGATGCCGCCGCTGGACGTCGACGAGCCCGACACGGAGTCCTCGCAGGCCGAGGAGGCGTACGAGGACTCGGCCCCGCCCGAGCCCCGCGAGACCGCGCCCCGGCGGGGCGCGGTCCCTCTCGTCCCCGGCTCCGCCTCCGCCGACTCCAACCGCGACACGCACACGTCCATGCGTGTCCCCGGCCCCGACGAGCTCGCAGGCGGCGCCCGCGGCACGGCCCGCGCCCCCCGCGCCTCGGGCGCGGCCCGCCCCGGCTCCGCCAAGAACCGCACGTCCGCGCGGCGGCGCAGGATCACGCTCGGCGTGGCGGGCGTCGTCCTCGTGGCCGCGGCCGGCGTAGGCACGTGGGTCGCCACAAGCGACGACGACACCCCCCCGTCGGAGCCAGGCAACTCAGCCCCCCAGACCCCCTGACCCCCGCCTGCGCCGGACGCCAGGTCAGACCTGACGCGCGCTCCCGAGTGCGGACAGCCGCTGGCTGGCCGCGCAGTTCCCCGCGCCCCTAGGCAGCCCCCGGCGCCCCGCACCAGAACGCCCCGCCCAGCCGAAGGGCGACCCAGTGGCGCGTGGGCCCGCGCAAGGACGCTCCGACCGCCCGGAGGGTGACCCAGGGACGCGAGGAACTGCGCGAGCAACCCACGACGGCCTGCAGATGACCGGGTCAGGGGCGCGGGGGACCGCGCAAGGACGCTCCGACCGCCCGGAGGGTGACCCAGGGGCGCGGGGAACTGCGCGAGCAACCCTCGACGGCCCGCAGGCGACCGGGGCAGGGGCGCGGGGAACTGCGCGAGTGAGGCGCGGCGGCCCGCAGGGCGGAGGGGCCCCGCCCCGGAGGGGGCGCCGAGTCACGGTTGCCGGAACCGTTACGCTGGAGTCGTGGCAGTCGTCGATGTATCCGAAGAGCTCAAGTCCCTCTCCTCGACCATGGAGTCGATCGAGGCCGTCCTGGACCTCGACAAGATGA
The window above is part of the Streptomyces venezuelae genome. Proteins encoded here:
- a CDS encoding FHA domain-containing protein: MQIRLTVLGPRSGQTERQDRPAAATDQGATDPRAVGPQGACDVLVTAPAGTALAAVASGLATTVAGSDAPLVLYAGPDRLDAQRCTLGEPPLIDGAVLSLGAPAEPGPELAGAPAQLHVVAGPDAGGVHLLHGGRIQVGRSADADVPLDDPDVSRMHCSVTLTPDGRVTVTDLGSTNGTAVDGKEITDRPVRLSPGSLLRIGESALRLTDGAGGPGSGAGTALATAPDGEGHVRVRPVGTAPPTLVEAAPHGSAAHQAYGPSGWGGTGGEGAYDTGGAQGAHGARSPQGAYGAAHAHGSQSSYGAYGTQPAPVEHGGGTETPVVPHQGTAPDTERTRTGTPARGTTVPRNLRKRGGLSAWARRLTGGRDGGPDHDPYDGPDGPDEYEGYGEYGGHDRHDGPHEAYADGGHAGDRAPGPLGPSPEDLAITAAARTPEAWPDPAALLLTALGPGPRLWERGPGHPEALAVRLGTVDRALPAADGREGLLPAVPVTVGLREAGSLGLAGPRDRLTGLARAVVAQLAALHSPDSLEIVLISTDRARPVAGRTAEWAWLGWLPHLRPAHGQDCRLLLAYDRDQAAARADELIRRLDDHIADSGTGSAGVAATGARTVVVVDGDPGSATLRESTVRLAAEGAQAGIHVVCLAETVAASPSSPVLDTYEAACSVAPAFRACGAVALLSGDVATALRLMRTAGGRPAGHGTVAAVDAVSAAWAERFARALAPLRTDGTAVEGHARVSAPLPRTARLLDELGLARATPASLMARWAAAADDPEALGGRAAAVLGAGPRGPVVADLGAEGPHLLAEGPAGSGRTELLRSVAASLAAAERPDRLGIVLVDGRDGVGAGGAVGRQGTGLGACTDLPHVTTHLVANDPVRMRAFAQSLAAELKRRAELLGRLGFAEWHTQREVSGRMVTQRSQSAAPGATTASTAPVSPRGEVGPTASARSEAPAQAQASAPAEATRPGSSPSVPAARSGAAPSATRPGNSPSAAPARPESTATHPANHPSGNSRPTNAASAASVRPEATHPTTSPSANSHPAASSPAPSVPAQGLDGDLDPAPSATMRLRPASARQRVDPGPPLPRLVVLVDDFDALLAPALGSPGRPAAGSVVRALEAVARDGERLGVHLVATSGRSERVLETELGQRASLRVVLDAVASGPEEPAPGRGELRSPDGRATAFQAGRVTGRIPRTATLRPTVVPLEWERMGDPPARRPVRELGNGPTDLALLASALERAARSVSADQVPSLL
- a CDS encoding serine/threonine-protein kinase, whose product is MRPVGSKYLLEEPLGRGATGTVWRARQRETAGAEAAVPGQPGETVAIKVLKEELANDADVVMRFLRERSVLLRLTHENIVRTRDLVVEGDLLALVMDLVDGPDLHRYLRENGPFTPVAAALLTAQIADALAASHADGVVHRDLKPANVLLKQDGQGMHPMLTDFGIARLADSPGLTRTHEFVGTPAYVAPESAEGRPQTSAVDIYGAGILLYELVTGRPPFSGGSALEVLHQHLSAEPRRPSTVPDPLWTVIERCLDKNPDRRPSAENLARGLRAVAEGVGVHSTPAQIAAAEGVGALLMPDPSPAHVPETPGAADPTQVLPNNAGSYDPNAATSVMQSTGGHGSGDADPTSVLPNNRGGNADPTAVMPPVPPNGPGPDPNDPHPWQSQMAAARDRNEQTQYQAHLDPDQDPLRRRPQRQVARPQQQQHPQQYAPQQPRGQRQQRQQYAPAPQQQYQPQHQPQQYAAPPQAPPQQQPAPRPTREPREPRQPRQRSANPMKIPGLGCLKGCLFTIVILFVASWLVWEFSPLQDWIGTTKGYWEQLQDWYDTVSGWMGKIGGN
- a CDS encoding serine/threonine-protein kinase; protein product: MTRKIGSRYTAHQILGRGSAGTVWLGEGPEGPVAIKLLREDLASDQELVGRFVQERTALLSLDHARVVGVHDLVVDGNDLALVMDLVRGTDLRTRLDRERRMAPEAAVAIVADVADGLAAAHAAGIVHRDVKPENVLLDMQGPLGPGGSHPALLTDFGVAKLIDSPRRTRATKIIGTPDYLAPEIIEGLPPRAAVDIYALATVLYELLAGFTPFGGGHPGAVLRRHVTETVVPLPGIPEELWQLLVQCLAKAPASRLRASELASRLRELLPLVAGMPPLDVDEPDTESSQAEEAYEDSAPPEPRETAPRRGAVPLVPGSASADSNRDTHTSMRVPGPDELAGGARGTARAPRASGAARPGSAKNRTSARRRRITLGVAGVVLVAAAGVGTWVATSDDDTPPSEPGNSAPQTP